Proteins found in one Prochlorothrix hollandica PCC 9006 = CALU 1027 genomic segment:
- a CDS encoding SH3 domain-containing protein has protein sequence MESLTYPHVLLKSLQTPSLGADLFPAALGLVPLAPGGSSHPPSSLPPWVPALALAPALWVTSLGNSPAQAVVRMGDNCGAVADVQMALTELGYRPGPVDGIFGSGTEAALLRFQADQGLVADAIIGPSTADQLGLGGGSSPYGVGESCESRGASNQCMGGTDSAATAPAPDAASVDRFRFYEVTTDSLNVRSGPGLEYPVVAAIYDGDRLEGRRDSSGWVALRTGDWVSGDFLTEVVPGQESAVETPAPSQPAGTSAPSRIQVKAEVLNVRSQPSLTAPVVGTLLAGEIYETSGQVTEDGWVQLAWGDWVAGTYVVSVDGGMTEVSVLETLEANAPEAQGGTTLASVSTLGADLLVRSAPGGEVVDSLTNGTTVELSGRSQDGWVQLRNGYWVAQDYLA, from the coding sequence ATGGAATCCCTCACATATCCCCACGTTTTGCTGAAATCGTTGCAGACCCCCAGCCTAGGAGCAGATCTGTTCCCTGCTGCCCTTGGCCTTGTCCCCCTAGCCCCAGGGGGATCCAGTCACCCGCCATCGTCGTTGCCCCCCTGGGTTCCCGCCCTGGCCTTGGCTCCGGCCCTCTGGGTTACGTCCCTGGGCAATAGTCCCGCCCAAGCGGTGGTTCGGATGGGGGATAACTGCGGGGCCGTGGCAGATGTGCAGATGGCTTTGACGGAATTGGGTTATCGACCGGGACCCGTGGATGGGATCTTTGGGAGTGGCACGGAAGCCGCGTTGCTCCGGTTCCAGGCCGATCAAGGCTTGGTGGCGGATGCCATCATTGGACCCAGTACGGCGGATCAATTGGGTCTGGGGGGCGGATCTAGTCCCTATGGCGTAGGCGAAAGCTGTGAATCCAGGGGAGCCAGCAACCAATGCATGGGGGGAACAGATTCCGCCGCCACGGCTCCCGCCCCCGATGCGGCTAGCGTCGATCGTTTCCGATTCTATGAGGTCACCACCGATAGCCTCAATGTGCGATCGGGTCCGGGTCTGGAGTATCCCGTAGTGGCGGCCATCTATGATGGCGATCGCCTGGAAGGTCGCCGGGATTCCTCCGGTTGGGTGGCTCTGCGCACGGGCGATTGGGTGTCGGGGGATTTCCTGACGGAAGTGGTTCCAGGACAGGAGTCGGCGGTGGAAACCCCAGCCCCCAGCCAACCTGCGGGCACCAGTGCCCCTTCCCGGATCCAGGTCAAGGCTGAGGTCTTGAATGTGCGATCGCAGCCCAGTCTGACGGCTCCGGTGGTGGGGACGCTGTTGGCGGGGGAAATCTATGAAACCAGTGGTCAAGTGACGGAAGATGGCTGGGTTCAGTTGGCCTGGGGCGACTGGGTGGCGGGAACCTATGTGGTCTCGGTGGATGGGGGCATGACGGAAGTGTCGGTGCTGGAAACCCTGGAAGCCAATGCCCCAGAAGCCCAGGGCGGTACCACCTTGGCCAGTGTCTCCACACTGGGGGCGGATCTGCTGGTGCGATCGGCTCCGGGGGGTGAGGTGGTGGATAGTTTAACCAATGGGACGACGGTGGAGTTGTCCGGGCGATCGCAAGATGGTTGGGTGCAGCTACGCAATGGCTATTGGGTGGCCCAAGACTATTTAGCTTAG
- a CDS encoding YcjF family protein — MPLRRQLTLIIGLLLILGMALWLINALGNLYWYMSYTSPFLAGVLLLLLIVLFGCLIVAFVYYGNLLRPNGRRPAKVPPQIPAAKAEAAGETLKAIQKQVAQIQDEVARQALLSRSRQIAADLRRGEWRVAVFGTGSAGKTSLINALVGDLLGEVGATMGTTQDGQVYPMGIQGLDRDILLTDTPGILEAGAEGEERAQRARQLAVEADLLLFVVDNDLQRSELIPLRALAKIGKRSILVFNKIDLYTAADQDAILDHLCAQVAGMIAPEDVVTVAANPRSVQLPTGELYEPAPEVLPLLRRLVAVLRAEGEDLIADNILLQSQRLGDEARSLIDAQRLRQAEQVVDRFQWISAGVIAVTPLPVVDLLGTAAVNAQMVVDIGKIYGCELNLDRGRDLAFSLARTLTSLGLIKGSLQLMTTLSTTLQLNITTIAVGRIIQGISAAYLTRIAGRSFIEYFRHNQDWGDGGITEVVQRQFQLNRKDAFMKGFIQDAMAKVVKPLADQFQDEPPAVPPKP, encoded by the coding sequence ATGCCCCTCCGCCGACAACTGACCCTGATCATTGGCCTTCTCCTCATCCTGGGTATGGCGCTGTGGCTGATCAATGCCCTGGGCAACCTCTATTGGTATATGTCCTACACCTCCCCCTTCCTGGCGGGGGTCTTGCTGCTGCTGCTGATTGTCCTGTTTGGCTGCTTAATCGTCGCCTTTGTCTACTATGGCAACCTGTTACGCCCCAATGGTCGCCGTCCCGCCAAAGTACCGCCCCAGATTCCCGCTGCCAAAGCCGAAGCCGCCGGGGAAACCCTCAAGGCCATTCAAAAACAGGTGGCCCAAATTCAAGACGAGGTGGCTCGACAGGCGCTGTTGAGTCGATCGCGGCAAATTGCGGCGGATCTGCGCCGGGGTGAGTGGCGAGTGGCGGTGTTTGGCACCGGTTCTGCGGGCAAAACCTCCCTGATCAATGCTTTGGTGGGGGATCTGCTGGGGGAAGTGGGGGCGACCATGGGCACCACCCAGGATGGGCAGGTCTACCCCATGGGCATTCAGGGGCTGGATCGGGATATTTTGTTGACGGATACCCCTGGAATTTTGGAGGCGGGGGCGGAGGGGGAAGAACGGGCGCAACGGGCGCGGCAGTTGGCGGTGGAGGCGGATTTGCTGCTGTTTGTGGTGGATAACGATTTGCAGCGATCGGAGCTAATTCCCCTGCGAGCGTTGGCAAAAATTGGTAAGCGATCGATCTTAGTCTTTAACAAAATCGACCTCTATACTGCGGCGGATCAGGATGCCATTCTCGATCACCTCTGCGCCCAGGTGGCGGGTATGATTGCCCCGGAGGATGTGGTGACGGTGGCGGCTAATCCGCGATCGGTGCAACTGCCCACTGGGGAACTGTACGAGCCTGCCCCGGAGGTGTTGCCCCTGTTGCGGCGGCTGGTGGCGGTGTTGCGGGCGGAAGGGGAGGACCTGATTGCCGATAATATTTTGTTGCAATCCCAGCGCCTGGGGGATGAGGCCCGCAGTCTGATCGATGCCCAACGGCTGCGGCAAGCGGAACAGGTGGTCGATCGCTTCCAGTGGATCAGTGCGGGGGTCATTGCCGTGACCCCCTTGCCCGTGGTCGATCTGTTGGGCACTGCTGCCGTCAATGCCCAAATGGTGGTGGACATCGGCAAAATCTATGGCTGTGAGTTAAATCTCGATCGCGGTCGGGATTTGGCTTTTTCCTTGGCCCGTACCCTCACCAGTTTGGGCCTGATTAAGGGATCGCTGCAACTGATGACGACCCTGAGCACCACGTTGCAGTTAAATATCACGACAATTGCTGTGGGTCGTATCATCCAAGGCATTAGTGCTGCCTATCTCACCCGCATTGCAGGCCGCAGTTTTATTGAATATTTCCGCCATAACCAGGATTGGGGCGATGGGGGCATTACGGAGGTGGTACAGCGCCAGTTTCAACTCAATCGCAAGGATGCCTTTATGAAGGGGTTCATTCAAGATGCCATGGCCAAGGTGGTCAAACCCCTGGCGGATCAGTTCCAGGATGAACCCCCCGCCGTTCCTCCCAAACCCTAA
- a CDS encoding AAA family ATPase, which produces MPMSPLQEAWLSLPPGALESKIAALLMRKAVFPFLGFEDDEICGQYGTGKGADKVDLAVRKNTSSDDIFTYTEVNPFLIVELKRREYDLASKKKPYKDVVRQLKRYLSPAATNCATVKWGIITNGYYIQLFRRHGKVVYPYTTLMELNIETIDEKIGIIKSYIDNTEKALCVSVYNNKGGVGKTTTTINLAGVLALPFPYGFGKKVLVVDFDPNQKDLTDLLGIKHDGLSFFDYLNDHRNQSITDVIHPYRVPVAGGKSVGFDVISASSSLDIESPDLPDILRRGRFQKVLSGLRNTYDYILIDSPPGNTLFTTESIAVSDVVLMPSKHNGIASLQNAAMAMTSIFPNLGEKRREHSPELASPTPLPIFFNGESITPAQKRQAQETITAIIEDAKADHKMDLVEFFFPKWTSATQNKEIFELPSYSHIAGAAFSKKPSVFSSKTANGYYRSLVSEYFI; this is translated from the coding sequence ATGCCGATGTCACCCCTCCAAGAAGCATGGCTGTCATTACCACCTGGTGCTCTTGAATCGAAGATCGCTGCACTACTGATGCGTAAAGCTGTTTTCCCCTTCCTAGGATTTGAAGACGATGAAATCTGTGGGCAATATGGGACGGGGAAAGGGGCAGATAAAGTTGATCTAGCGGTTAGGAAAAATACTAGCAGTGACGATATCTTTACCTATACCGAAGTGAATCCCTTCTTAATCGTAGAGCTAAAAAGGCGTGAATATGATCTCGCCTCGAAGAAAAAGCCCTACAAAGATGTTGTTAGGCAACTCAAACGATACCTAAGTCCCGCCGCAACCAATTGTGCTACGGTCAAATGGGGCATTATCACTAACGGTTATTATATTCAGCTCTTTCGGCGGCATGGCAAGGTTGTTTACCCCTACACCACATTAATGGAACTCAATATCGAGACCATTGATGAGAAAATCGGGATCATTAAAAGTTATATTGACAACACTGAGAAAGCCCTCTGCGTTAGTGTCTATAACAATAAAGGGGGGGTGGGCAAAACCACCACCACCATCAATCTAGCCGGTGTCTTAGCCTTGCCATTCCCCTATGGCTTTGGCAAAAAGGTTCTAGTGGTCGATTTTGACCCGAACCAAAAGGATCTAACGGATTTGCTCGGTATTAAGCATGATGGGTTGAGTTTCTTTGATTATCTAAATGATCACAGAAATCAGTCGATTACTGATGTCATCCACCCCTATAGAGTTCCAGTGGCAGGAGGGAAGTCTGTTGGATTTGATGTGATATCGGCTAGCTCTTCGCTAGATATAGAATCACCAGACCTCCCAGATATCTTACGGCGGGGGCGATTCCAAAAGGTTCTTTCCGGTTTAAGAAATACCTATGATTACATCCTCATCGACTCTCCCCCCGGTAACACTCTATTTACCACAGAGTCCATTGCAGTGTCAGATGTGGTTTTGATGCCCTCGAAGCATAATGGAATCGCCTCCCTCCAGAATGCTGCCATGGCGATGACCAGCATTTTCCCAAATCTGGGAGAAAAACGACGGGAGCATTCCCCTGAACTGGCAAGTCCTACACCGCTGCCCATCTTCTTTAATGGTGAGTCCATCACGCCAGCCCAGAAAAGACAGGCCCAAGAGACCATCACGGCTATTATTGAGGATGCTAAGGCAGATCATAAAATGGACTTGGTAGAGTTCTTCTTTCCCAAATGGACATCAGCCACCCAAAATAAAGAAATCTTCGAGCTTCCCAGTTATTCCCATATTGCAGGGGCTGCTTTTTCTAAAAAGCCCTCTGTTTTCAGCAGCAAAACAGCCAATGGATATTACCGTAGCTTAGTGAGTGAGTACTTCATTTAA
- a CDS encoding prohibitin family protein has translation MYRQQSPPNLPAILAGAVVALILTMVLSAVVVINPGQAGVLSILGKSQDQPLLEGLHFKPPFISVVDVYDVTVQKFEVPAQSSTRDLQDLTGSFAINFRLDPVQVVYVRRTQGTLQNIVSKIIAPQTQESFKIAASLRTAEECVTQRDKLKADFDIALTERLGHYGIIVLDTSVVDLSFSTEFAKAVEEKQIAEQRAQRAVYVAQEAAQEAQAEVNRAKGRAEAQRLLAKSLDIPGGDRLLRREAIDAWRAGGSPMPKVLVMGGDSENHPIPFIFDMSNIGETEGQSTGNQPFLQ, from the coding sequence GTGTATCGTCAACAGTCCCCCCCCAACCTTCCCGCTATCCTGGCCGGAGCGGTGGTGGCCTTGATTTTAACCATGGTTTTAAGCGCAGTCGTTGTCATTAACCCTGGACAGGCTGGAGTATTGAGTATTTTAGGGAAATCCCAGGATCAGCCCCTGTTGGAGGGCTTACACTTCAAGCCTCCCTTTATCTCGGTGGTGGATGTCTATGATGTCACGGTGCAGAAATTTGAAGTGCCGGCCCAAAGCTCCACCCGTGATCTCCAGGATCTGACGGGGAGCTTTGCCATTAACTTCCGCCTCGATCCGGTGCAGGTGGTGTATGTGCGCCGGACCCAGGGCACCCTCCAAAATATTGTCTCCAAAATTATCGCTCCCCAAACCCAAGAATCCTTCAAAATTGCAGCGTCGCTGCGGACGGCGGAAGAATGCGTCACCCAGCGGGATAAATTAAAAGCAGACTTTGATATTGCTTTAACGGAGCGCCTGGGGCATTACGGCATTATTGTGCTGGATACCAGTGTGGTCGATCTGAGTTTCTCCACTGAATTTGCCAAGGCTGTGGAGGAAAAGCAAATCGCAGAACAGCGGGCACAGCGGGCCGTCTATGTGGCCCAGGAAGCTGCCCAGGAAGCCCAGGCGGAAGTGAACCGGGCGAAGGGTCGGGCGGAAGCCCAGCGACTGTTGGCCAAGAGTTTGGATATTCCGGGGGGCGATCGCCTGCTGCGGCGAGAGGCGATCGATGCGTGGCGGGCCGGAGGTTCCCCCATGCCTAAGGTGCTGGTGATGGGGGGGGACAGCGAGAACCATCCCATTCCCTTCATTTTTGATATGAGTAATATCGGGGAAACGGAAGGCCAGTCCACCGGAAATCAGCCGTTCCTCCAGTAG
- a CDS encoding HindVP family restriction endonuclease, with the protein MTAPQPSLFGLRKTNRDFTNPETWGKNQFNTSFPASLCCYLNAKSIDANYLSVQNGKLGFTSLPISDLFGIDVESDDLYFAFEAQHTPYQKYVVGSLPRTDLVIQRESTGECLRGLEIKLTALPDHTTCNCLDQDYGSELVVRPDTIIYLACSIATSQINNLRINIPNLSISDWSDPREVLPHIKTIIESIYCLSDFLSKQQTPFLIQPIWKTKGKSPSLADQCLDVFVWSDAGFSYFISQIANISPRANHITRQTRTAIWLFKMLLDISLNGKFNHQKIIDHLSYNTKNDKAFASAGTITNPYMACSRLTNPIIAKSEIQNIILGGGQNLLSPERRFDAIIYNSPELFQ; encoded by the coding sequence ATGACGGCTCCACAGCCTAGTTTATTCGGATTAAGAAAAACAAATAGGGACTTTACTAACCCTGAGACCTGGGGTAAAAACCAGTTTAACACCTCATTCCCTGCGTCCTTATGTTGCTACTTAAATGCTAAAAGTATTGATGCTAATTATCTATCAGTTCAAAATGGAAAACTTGGGTTTACCTCCCTGCCCATATCAGACCTATTTGGGATAGACGTAGAGAGCGATGATTTATATTTTGCTTTTGAAGCCCAGCATACTCCCTACCAAAAATATGTCGTTGGTTCCTTACCCAGAACAGATTTAGTTATCCAACGGGAAAGCACAGGGGAATGTCTGCGAGGTCTGGAAATTAAGCTAACGGCATTACCAGACCATACAACCTGTAATTGCCTTGATCAAGACTATGGTAGTGAACTTGTTGTTCGTCCTGACACCATCATTTATTTGGCTTGTAGCATTGCCACCAGTCAAATTAATAATCTCAGGATTAATATTCCCAATCTCTCCATTTCTGACTGGAGCGATCCCAGAGAAGTACTTCCCCATATAAAAACAATCATAGAGTCAATTTACTGCTTGTCTGATTTTCTAAGTAAACAACAAACTCCCTTTCTCATTCAACCTATTTGGAAAACGAAAGGCAAATCTCCTAGCCTAGCTGACCAATGTTTAGATGTGTTTGTTTGGAGTGATGCTGGCTTTAGCTACTTTATCTCACAAATCGCCAATATTAGCCCAAGAGCAAATCATATCACTAGACAAACAAGAACTGCCATCTGGCTCTTTAAGATGCTCTTAGACATTAGTCTAAATGGTAAATTCAATCATCAGAAAATTATAGATCATCTATCCTATAACACCAAAAATGATAAAGCATTTGCATCGGCTGGTACCATCACCAACCCCTACATGGCCTGCTCTAGACTTACAAATCCTATTATAGCCAAATCAGAAATTCAAAATATTATCTTGGGGGGTGGTCAAAATCTCCTTAGTCCAGAACGTAGATTTGATGCAATTATTTATAATTCTCCGGAGCTTTTCCAGTGA
- a CDS encoding Rho termination factor N-terminal domain-containing protein — translation MNQEPGSLIQLYLEEIDIVDAVEVHEFVIASAATAIANAKGRNWVPVIVKQVGAEAYEAIANGFIVAAAEEAGLHKVWCLVVDGEDATHTSVRALTQAHIYKINLATASRDQIKVALDYLINRTNNPLKGVKLLTATERIAAAPRQYWKESLMDLTALKCGITKGAKLNILKEVFYTVPEALPDRITDAALLTGLTVTELKKMAKEQAIEGYSKMKKADLVKALSQT, via the coding sequence ATGAATCAGGAACCTGGATCCCTTATCCAACTGTATTTGGAAGAAATCGACATCGTTGATGCCGTTGAAGTCCATGAATTTGTCATCGCTAGCGCTGCCACCGCGATCGCCAATGCCAAGGGGCGGAACTGGGTTCCCGTCATCGTTAAGCAGGTGGGAGCCGAAGCCTATGAGGCCATTGCCAACGGCTTTATTGTGGCGGCGGCTGAAGAAGCAGGACTCCATAAAGTCTGGTGTCTCGTCGTCGATGGGGAAGACGCAACCCACACCTCTGTGCGGGCCTTAACCCAAGCCCATATCTATAAAATCAACTTGGCCACTGCCAGCCGTGATCAAATCAAAGTCGCCTTAGATTATCTGATCAACCGGACAAACAACCCCCTCAAAGGCGTTAAATTGCTGACGGCCACCGAGAGAATTGCGGCGGCTCCCCGTCAATACTGGAAAGAAAGCCTCATGGACCTCACCGCCCTCAAGTGTGGCATCACAAAAGGGGCTAAGCTGAACATCCTCAAGGAGGTTTTCTATACGGTTCCAGAAGCCTTACCCGATCGCATTACCGATGCAGCTCTGTTAACCGGTTTAACCGTCACTGAGTTGAAAAAGATGGCCAAAGAGCAGGCGATCGAAGGCTATAGCAAAATGAAAAAGGCCGACTTAGTTAAAGCCCTCTCCCAGACCTAA
- a CDS encoding DNA cytosine methyltransferase: MRCVDLFAGCGGLSLGFQRAGFDVVAAYDNWIPALEIYKKNFSHPIYNLDLMNGSKAIAAIASHHPDLIMGGPPCQDFSSAGKRDLSLGRASLTYDFANIVCAIKPKWFVMENVEQIKKSQILKAITDQFFSHHYGLSSVILNAAYCGVPQARTRLFLIGHFQDKHNQVNSILKARLSKEPMTVRDYLGDSLGIEFYYRHPRNYNRRGIFSIDEPSPTIRGVNRPIPQGYKLNSCDPKGISLNVIRPLTTLERSYIQTFPKFFKFEGTKTSLEQMIGNAVPVALARYVAEGIKIYMTQGTVHQSAPKSMVSDREEPFSLPTKPLHREFRLTDTQSYLQPRLFG, encoded by the coding sequence ATGAGATGTGTCGATTTGTTTGCGGGCTGTGGTGGCTTGTCTTTGGGATTTCAAAGGGCAGGATTTGACGTAGTTGCAGCCTATGACAACTGGATACCTGCTCTAGAAATTTACAAGAAAAACTTTTCTCACCCTATTTATAACTTAGACTTGATGAATGGGTCTAAAGCGATCGCGGCTATTGCAAGCCATCATCCCGATCTGATTATGGGGGGGCCACCTTGTCAAGACTTCTCTAGTGCGGGTAAACGCGACTTATCCCTAGGGCGTGCTAGTTTAACCTATGATTTTGCTAATATTGTCTGTGCCATAAAACCTAAATGGTTTGTCATGGAAAATGTAGAACAGATTAAGAAAAGTCAGATCTTAAAAGCTATTACCGATCAATTTTTCAGTCATCATTATGGTTTATCATCTGTTATCTTGAATGCAGCATACTGTGGAGTTCCCCAAGCCAGAACTCGACTCTTTCTCATCGGTCATTTTCAAGATAAACACAATCAAGTTAATTCAATTTTGAAAGCGAGATTATCTAAAGAACCTATGACCGTTAGGGATTATTTGGGAGACTCCTTAGGGATTGAATTTTACTATCGACACCCTAGAAACTATAATCGACGGGGCATTTTTTCCATAGATGAACCCAGCCCAACTATTAGGGGAGTTAATCGCCCTATTCCTCAGGGTTACAAGCTGAATTCATGCGATCCTAAAGGGATTAGTCTAAATGTAATTAGACCGTTAACCACCCTAGAACGGAGTTATATCCAAACGTTCCCTAAATTCTTTAAGTTTGAGGGAACCAAGACTAGTTTAGAACAAATGATTGGTAATGCTGTGCCCGTTGCACTAGCCAGATATGTGGCAGAAGGTATCAAAATCTATATGACTCAGGGTACAGTCCATCAATCCGCGCCAAAATCCATGGTTTCCGATAGAGAAGAACCGTTTTCTTTGCCTACCAAGCCCCTTCATCGAGAATTCCGCTTAACTGATACTCAGAGTTATTTACAACCTAGGCTCTTTGGATAG